One segment of Pantoea sp. Lij88 DNA contains the following:
- the csdA gene encoding cysteine desulfurase CsdA, which produces MTAFNPTAFRQQFPALADAGVYLDSAATTLKPQAVIDSTQQFYSLSAGTVHRSQFAAAQALTHRYEQARNQVARWLNAADDREIVWTRGTTEAINLVANSWLRPRLQPGDEIVVSEAEHHANLVPWLMAAQACGARVVKWPLGPDHLPDISLLPALLNTRTRLLAVGQMSNVTGGCPDLARAIPLAHAVGAKVMVDGAQGVVHCPPDVQTLDIDFYAFSGHKIYGPMGIGALYGKAELLEAMEPWQGGGKMITDVDFGGFTPQPVPWRFEAGTPNVAGVVGLSAALSWLAQYDLPEAERWSQQLASLAEEQLAELPGFRSFRCGNASLLAFEFADLHHSDLVTLLAEQGIALRAGQHCAQPLLAALGVSGTLRASFAPYNNLQDVDALVRAMKGAISLLSEF; this is translated from the coding sequence ATGACCGCATTTAATCCCACCGCATTCCGCCAGCAGTTTCCCGCGCTCGCCGACGCCGGCGTTTATCTCGACAGCGCGGCGACCACGCTGAAGCCGCAGGCCGTCATTGACAGCACGCAGCAGTTTTACAGCCTCAGCGCGGGTACGGTACATCGCAGCCAGTTTGCCGCCGCCCAGGCCTTAACCCATCGCTATGAACAGGCGCGCAATCAGGTTGCCCGCTGGCTCAACGCCGCTGACGATCGTGAGATTGTCTGGACGCGCGGCACCACCGAAGCAATAAACCTGGTGGCGAACAGCTGGCTGCGGCCGCGCCTGCAGCCCGGTGATGAGATTGTGGTCAGCGAGGCGGAACACCACGCCAACCTGGTTCCCTGGCTGATGGCCGCTCAGGCGTGCGGCGCCCGCGTCGTAAAATGGCCGCTGGGGCCGGACCATCTGCCGGATATCAGCCTGTTACCTGCCCTGCTCAACACCCGCACCCGCCTGCTGGCCGTGGGTCAGATGTCGAACGTCACCGGCGGATGTCCCGATCTTGCCAGGGCGATTCCGCTAGCGCACGCCGTGGGTGCGAAAGTGATGGTCGATGGCGCGCAGGGCGTGGTGCACTGCCCGCCTGACGTACAGACGCTGGATATCGACTTTTACGCTTTTTCCGGCCATAAGATTTACGGCCCGATGGGCATTGGCGCGTTATATGGCAAAGCGGAACTGCTGGAGGCGATGGAGCCCTGGCAGGGCGGCGGTAAGATGATCACGGATGTCGATTTCGGTGGTTTCACGCCGCAGCCGGTGCCGTGGCGCTTTGAGGCCGGTACCCCGAATGTGGCGGGCGTGGTGGGTCTGAGTGCAGCACTGAGCTGGCTGGCGCAGTACGATCTGCCCGAAGCGGAGCGCTGGAGTCAGCAGCTTGCCTCGCTGGCGGAAGAGCAGCTGGCAGAACTGCCCGGCTTCCGTAGTTTCCGCTGTGGCAACGCCAGTCTGCTGGCTTTTGAATTTGCTGACCTGCATCACAGCGATCTGGTGACGCTGCTGGCCGAACAGGGCATCGCCCTGCGCGCGGGCCAGCACTGTGCGCAGCCGTTGCTGGCGGCGCTGGGCGTCAGCGGCACGCTGCGGGCCTCTTTTGCACCCTATAATAATCTGCAGGATGTTGATGCGCTGGTGCGCGCCATGAAAGGCGCCATCTCGCTGTTATCGGAGTTTTGA
- a CDS encoding DUF423 domain-containing protein: MSSRAMFVFAAISGFLLVAFGAFGAHVLSQSLGAAEMAWIHTGLEYQAYHTLAVMGLGAAMLRRANIWFYWSSALMALGTVLFSGSLYCLALSHLKFWVFITPVGGICFLAGWVLMLIGALRLKRKAERHE, translated from the coding sequence ATGTCCAGTCGTGCCATGTTTGTTTTTGCGGCTATCAGCGGATTTCTGCTGGTGGCTTTTGGCGCATTTGGTGCCCACGTTTTGAGTCAGTCGCTTGGCGCGGCTGAAATGGCCTGGATTCATACCGGGCTGGAATATCAGGCTTATCACACCTTAGCGGTGATGGGACTGGGCGCCGCGATGTTACGCCGTGCCAATATCTGGTTTTACTGGAGCAGTGCGCTGATGGCGCTCGGCACCGTGTTGTTTAGTGGCAGCCTCTATTGTCTGGCGCTGTCACACCTGAAGTTTTGGGTATTTATCACACCAGTGGGCGGGATCTGTTTCCTTGCCGGTTGGGTATTGATGTTGATTGGCGCTCTGCGTCTTAAACGAAAGGCAGAACGCCATGAATAA
- the rlmM gene encoding 23S rRNA (cytidine(2498)-2'-O)-methyltransferase RlmM produces MNKVLLYCRPGFEKECAAEISAKAAEREIYGFPRVKDDSGYVLFECYQFEDAERLARELPFDELIFARQMLVVGEMLRDLPQEDRITPIVGMLTGVVEKGGELRVEVPDTNEAKELTKFCRKFTVPLRSALRESKILLNYESPKRPVVHVFFIAPGTCYVGYSIRENSSPFYMGIPRLKFPSDAPSRSTLKLEEAFHVFIPADEWDERLASGMYAVDLGACPGGWTYQLVQRSMMVYAVDNGPMAPSLMDTGQVMHEKADGFKFRPPRTNISWLVCDMVEKPVRVANLMTDWLVNGWCREAIFNLKLPMKKRYEEVTQNLAMMQERFDENGINVQIRARQLYHDREEVTVHVRRMWAATGGRRDER; encoded by the coding sequence ATGAATAAAGTTTTACTCTATTGTCGTCCCGGTTTTGAAAAAGAGTGTGCGGCGGAAATCAGCGCCAAAGCGGCCGAACGTGAAATCTACGGCTTTCCACGGGTTAAAGATGACTCCGGTTACGTGCTGTTTGAGTGCTATCAGTTTGAAGATGCGGAGCGTCTGGCGCGTGAACTGCCGTTTGACGAGCTGATCTTTGCCCGTCAGATGCTGGTCGTCGGCGAAATGCTGCGTGACCTGCCGCAGGAAGATCGCATCACCCCGATCGTCGGCATGCTGACTGGCGTGGTGGAGAAGGGCGGCGAACTGCGTGTTGAAGTACCTGACACCAACGAAGCCAAAGAGCTGACCAAATTCTGCCGTAAGTTCACCGTGCCGCTGCGTTCAGCACTGCGTGAAAGCAAAATTCTGCTGAATTATGAAAGTCCGAAACGCCCTGTGGTGCATGTCTTTTTCATCGCACCTGGCACCTGTTACGTTGGCTACTCCATCCGGGAAAACAGCTCGCCGTTTTACATGGGTATTCCACGCCTTAAGTTTCCTTCCGATGCACCAAGCCGTTCCACGCTTAAGCTGGAAGAGGCGTTCCACGTCTTTATCCCTGCGGATGAGTGGGATGAGCGTTTAGCCAGTGGCATGTACGCCGTGGATCTCGGAGCCTGTCCGGGCGGCTGGACTTATCAGCTGGTCCAGCGCAGCATGATGGTTTATGCGGTGGACAACGGACCGATGGCCCCAAGCCTGATGGATACCGGCCAGGTGATGCACGAGAAAGCCGATGGATTTAAATTCCGTCCGCCACGCACCAACATCAGCTGGCTGGTGTGTGACATGGTGGAGAAGCCGGTTCGCGTGGCTAACCTGATGACCGACTGGCTGGTCAACGGCTGGTGCCGTGAAGCGATCTTTAACCTCAAATTGCCGATGAAAAAGCGTTATGAAGAGGTGACGCAGAATCTGGCAATGATGCAGGAGCGCTTTGATGAGAATGGCATTAACGTGCAGATTCGCGCCCGCCAGCTCTATCATGACCGCGAAGAGGTGACGGTTCATGTGCGCCGTATGTGGGCAGCCACCGGTGGCCGTCGCGACGAACGTTAA
- a CDS encoding transcriptional regulator GcvA: MSKRLPPLNALRVFDAAARHLSFTKAAEELFVTQAAVSHQIKSLEDFLGLKLFRRRNRSLLLTEEGQSYYLDIKEIFQAINEATRKLQARSAKGALTVSLLPSFAIQWLVPRLSSFNMAYPGIDVRIQAVDRDEEKLADDVDVAIFYGRGNWPGLRVEKLYAEYLLPVCSPSLMTGENPLKTPMDLSRFTLLHDASRRDWQSYIRQLGLQHINVQQGPIFSHSAMVLQAAIHGQGVALANNVMAQSEIEAGRLICPFNDVLVSKNAFYLVCHDSQAELGKIAAFRQWILEKAATEQEKFRFRYQQ, encoded by the coding sequence ATGTCGAAACGCCTTCCTCCTCTCAACGCACTGCGTGTTTTTGATGCCGCTGCGCGCCATTTAAGCTTTACCAAAGCCGCTGAAGAGCTGTTTGTCACCCAGGCTGCTGTAAGCCATCAGATTAAATCTCTGGAAGATTTTCTGGGGTTAAAGCTGTTTCGCCGGAGGAATCGTTCGCTGTTACTGACCGAAGAAGGGCAAAGCTACTATCTCGACATCAAAGAGATTTTCCAGGCGATCAATGAAGCGACCCGCAAACTGCAGGCGCGCAGTGCCAAGGGTGCGCTGACGGTCAGTTTACTGCCGAGCTTTGCCATTCAGTGGCTGGTTCCCCGCCTCTCCAGCTTTAATATGGCTTATCCGGGAATCGACGTGCGTATCCAGGCGGTTGACCGTGACGAAGAGAAACTGGCCGACGATGTTGATGTGGCAATTTTCTACGGACGGGGCAACTGGCCCGGTCTGCGGGTTGAAAAACTCTATGCCGAATATCTGCTGCCGGTCTGTTCGCCATCGCTGATGACCGGGGAAAACCCGCTGAAAACGCCGATGGATCTCTCGCGCTTTACCCTGCTGCATGATGCCTCCCGCCGTGACTGGCAGTCGTATATCCGGCAACTGGGTCTGCAGCATATCAATGTGCAGCAGGGGCCGATCTTCAGCCACAGCGCCATGGTGCTGCAGGCGGCAATCCACGGTCAGGGGGTGGCGCTGGCAAATAATGTGATGGCGCAGAGTGAAATAGAAGCCGGACGGTTAATCTGCCCGTTTAATGATGTATTAGTCAGTAAAAACGCTTTTTATCTGGTTTGTCATGACAGTCAGGCAGAACTGGGTAAAATAGCCGCCTTCCGACAGTGGATCCTGGAAAAAGCGGCAACCGAACAAGAAAAATTCCGCTTCCGCTATCAACAGTAA
- a CDS encoding YgdI/YgdR family lipoprotein — MKKLTAVLAMCTLAFTLTACSSNYVMHTNDGRTIVAAGKPKVDNDTGMISYKDANGNEQQINRSDVKEMVESGK; from the coding sequence ATGAAAAAACTTACCGCAGTACTGGCCATGTGTACGCTGGCTTTCACCCTGACTGCCTGTTCAAGCAATTACGTGATGCATACCAATGATGGACGCACCATTGTCGCTGCCGGCAAGCCTAAAGTCGATAACGATACCGGCATGATCAGCTATAAAGATGCGAATGGCAACGAGCAGCAAATCAACCGCTCTGATGTCAAAGAAATGGTCGAGTCTGGCAAGTAA